From the Cucurbita pepo subsp. pepo cultivar mu-cu-16 chromosome LG05, ASM280686v2, whole genome shotgun sequence genome, one window contains:
- the LOC111795120 gene encoding glutamate receptor 3.7-like isoform X2, whose amino-acid sequence MESLLSLTLIGSIWAFLAGSACCQRPAVVNIGAVFIFDSVIGRAAKVAMEAAVSDVNADPSILNGTKLNLVMADTHCNVLLGSIGAFHVLEKDVVAIVGPQSSVVAHMVLQFANNLQVPLISYAATDTTLSALQFPFFLRTTHSDSDQMTALAELIDFYEWKEVIMIFVDDDYGRNGISTLTDELDKMFKISHKIPLPSLFHLREITDILNKSKLLGPRVYVVHVNPDPKLRIFKIAHQLNMMTSDYVWLATDWLSTTLDSILPMNKTPLNILQGVVVLRQHTPESSQKTTLWSRLRNYSLNVYALSAYDTIQVLARSIDKFLNEGRSITFSLKNEFHDLNTTKMPLGKLKVFDDGALLLSILLQTKFTGLSGRFEFNSDRNIISRGYEVLNIDQTGLRTIGYWSNITGFTIQSPETLKQKRISYTHLNQTLGNVTWPGGKTAKPRGWVIADNERPLIIGVPLRVSFVEFVSVTNGSNKNIEGYCIDLFNEARKLVPYDVPYRFIPFGNGYSNPCYNDLVQNVANGIFDAAVGDIAIVANRTRIVDFSQPFASTGLVIVAPIKNSKSNAWVFLKPFTVEMWCVTSASFFMIGAVIWLLEHRVNDDFRGPPKRQLVTVILFSFSTLFKTNQEDTVSPLGRMVMVMWLFLLMVITSSYTASLTSILTVQQLSSPIKGLDDLITSEHPIGYQVGSFAYSYLTESLYLPRSRLVPLGSPEEYESALLKGPFKKGGVAAVVDELPYVELFLSGRNDFGMIGQPFTKSGWGFVSFSERISTCSRHFNSNSKAVREWKTSEDP is encoded by the exons ATGGAGAGCTTATTAAGTCTTACATTGATTGGTTCGATATGGGCATTTCTTGCTGGTTCTGCATGTTGTCAAAGGCCAGCGGTTGTGAACATTGGTGcagttttcatttttgatTCAGTTATAGGAAGAGCCGCGAAGGTGGCAATGGAAGCTGCAGTTTCTGATGTTAATGCAGACCCTTCCATTCTCAATGGAACAAAGCTGAATTTGGTCATGGCAGACACTCATTGCAATGTTCTCTTGGGCTCTATTGGAG CTTTCCATGTTCTTGAGAAAGACGTGGTAGCCATCGTTGGGCCTCAATCTTCAGTTGTGGCTCATATGGTTCTACAGTTTGCTAACAATCTCCAAGTGCCTCTTATATCATATGCTGCCACTGATACAACTTTATCTGCTCTCCAATTCCCCTTTTTTCTACGGACTACTCACAGTGACTCCGATCAAATGACTGCATTAGCAGAATTAATCGACTTTTATGAGTGGAAAGAGGTGATCATGATCTTTGTAGATGATGATTATGGTAGAAATGGAATATCCACTTTAACTGATGAACTTGACAAGATGTTTAAAATTTCTCATAAAATACCCTTACCTTCTCTGTTTCATCTCAGAGAAATCACGGACATACTCAATAAATCCAAGCTGCTTGGCCCTCGTGTCTATGTTGTTCATGTCAATCCTGATCCTAAATTAAGGATCTTCAAAATAGCTCATCAACTTAATATGATGACAAGTGATTATGTGTGGCTGGCAACAGATTGGCTTTCTACTACCTTAGATTCAATTCTTCCCATGAACAAAACCCCTCTAAACATCCTTCAAGGAGTGGTTGTTCTTCGTCAACATACTCCTGAATCCAGCCAAAAAACAACATTATGGTCTCGGTTAAGGAATTATTCATTGAATGTCTATGCCCTTAGTGCCTATGATACCATTCAAGTACTTGCACGTTCAATTGATAAGTTTCTGAATGAAGGTAGGAGCATTACCTTCTCTTTGAAGAATGAGTTTCATGATTTAAATACAACTAAAATGCCattggggaagctcaaagtaTTTGATGATGGTGCTCTTCTTTTGAGCATATTGTTGCAGACAAAATTCACTGGTTTAAGTGGTCGGTTCGAGTTCAATTCGGATCGGAATATCATCAGCAGAGGTTATGAGGTGCTTAATATCGATCAGACCGGGTTGCGCACGATTGGTTATTGGTCCAATATCACAGGCTTTACAATCCAGTCACCTGAAACTCTAAAGCAGAAACGAATTAGTTATACTCATCTAAACCAGACTCTTGGCAATGTTACCTGGCCTGGTGGGAAGACAGCAAAACCACGTGGATGGGTGATTGCAGACAATGAAAGACCATTGATAATTGGAGTGCCACTTAGAGTAAGTTTCGTTGAATTTGTTTCAGTAACCAATGGAAGCAACAAAAACATTGAAGGATATTGTATTGATCTGTTCAATGAAGCAAGAAAGCTGGTCCCGTATGATGTTCCTTACAGGTTTATACCTTTTGGTAATGGCTACTCCAATCCTTGTTATAACGACCTTGTGCAGAACGTTGCCAACGGT ATATTTGATGCAGCTGTTGGAGATATTGCAATTGTAGCCAACCGCACAAGGATTGTGGATTTTTCTCAGCCTTTTGCTTCTACTGGTCTTGTTATTGTGGCtccaataaaaaattcaaaatcaaatgctTGGGTTTTCCTTAAACCATTTACAGTAGAGATGTGGTGTGTTACCTCGGCGTCGTTTTTTATGATCGGTGCAGTCATATGGCTTCTTGAGCATCGAGTAAACGATGATTTCCGTGGTCCACCAAAGAGGCAGCTCGTGACAGTAATACT GTTCAGCTTCTCAACCTTGTTTAAAACAAACC AGGAAGATACTGTAAGTCCACTTGGACGCATGGTAATGGTGATGTGGCTGTTCTTATTGATGGTTATCACATCAAGCTATACAGCTAGTCTCACTTCAATCCTTACAGTTCAGCAGCTTTCATCTCCCATTAAAGGACTTGATGACTTGATTACTAGTGAACACCCAATTGGGTACCAGGTTGGATCGTTTGCATATAGCTATCTGACCGAGAGCCTTTACCTTCCGCGATCGAGGCTTGTACCTCTAGGCTCTCCTGAAGAGTATGAATCAGCACTATTGAAGGGGCCCTTCAAAAAAGGAGGGGTGGCGGCTGTTGTTGATGAACTGCCATATGTGGAGTTATTCTTATCAGGGAGGAACGACTTCGGAATGATCGGTCAGCCATTCACCAAGAGTGGATGGGGATTTGTGA GCTTTTCAGAGAGGATCTCCACTTGCAGTAGACATTTCAACAGCAATTCTAAAGCTGTCCGAGAATGGAAAACTTCAGAAGATCCATGA
- the LOC111796241 gene encoding probable membrane metalloprotease ARASP2, chloroplastic: protein MLLNLSSSSCSVINLPNSKSRTHFSKSPSSSSSSSSSSSFLSHSFNSSDLSFRNRHQIFWEKSRIPCRRSCDFRPWAFAGFDIGSAPSVLEATAVLTAIIVVHESGHFLAACLQGIHVSKFAIGFGPILAKFNKNNVEYSIRAFPLGGFVGFPDYDPESDIPADDENLLKNRPILDRVIVISAGVVANIIFAYLIILIQVSSVGLPVQEPFPGVLVPEVLTLSAASRDGLLPGDVILAVDANELPKLASKAVSELVEAIKRSPNRTVLLKVERGKQYLEIGVTPDKSFDGTGRIGVQLSPNVKISKVVAKNFLEAFSYSKREFLGLSYKVLDSLKQTFLNFSQSASKVSGPVAIIAVGAEVARSNIDGLYQFAAVLNINLAVINLLPLPALDGGSLALILIEAARGGRKLPLELEQQIMSSGIMLVVLLGLFLIIKDTLNLEFIKDLL, encoded by the coding sequence ATGCTATTAAATCTGTCTTCCTCTTCTTGTTCTGTTATCAATCTACCCAATTCCAAGTCAAGAACCCATTTCTCCAAatccccttcttcttcttcttcttcttcttcttcttcttctttcttatcTCATTCTTTCAATTCGTCGGATCTTAGTTTCAGGAACAGACACCAAATCTTCTGGGAAAAGAGCAGAATCCCATGTCGGAGGAGTTGCGATTTCAGACCATGGGCTTTCGCCGGATTCGATATTGGAAGTGCTCCGTCGGTACTGGAGGCGACGGCGGTGTTGACAGCCATCATTGTTGTTCACGAGAGTGGTCACTTCCTCGCCGCGTGTCTTCAGGGCATCCATGTAAGTAAATTTGCAATCGGATTTGGTCCAATTCTcgcaaaattcaacaaaaacaatGTAGAATACTCCATTAGGGCATTTCCTCTCGGTGGATTTGTGGGTTTTCCTGATTATGATCCTGAGAGTGATATTCCAGCAGACGACGAAAATTTGCTTAAAAACAGACCGATATTGGATAGAGTGATAGTGATTTCTGCTGGTGTTGTTGCCAATATAATCTTTGCATATCTAATTATCTTAATTCAAGTATCATCGGTTGGTTTGCCTGTTCAAGAGCCATTTCCTGGTGTTCTAGTGCCTGAGGTTCTAACCCTTTCAGCTGCTTCGCGTGATGGGCTGCTTCCTGGGGATGTGATTCTTGCTGTTGATGCAAATGAGCTGCCAAAATTGGCTTCTAAAGCAGTGTCTGAGCTCGTTGAAGCAATTAAAAGAAGCCCCAATAGAACTGTTCTTCTCAAAGTTGAAAGAGGGAAACAGTATCTTGAAATTGGGGTCACCCCAGATAAGAGTTTTGATGGAACAGGAAGAATTGGGGTTCAGCTTTCACCTAATGTAAAGATTTCAAAGGTTGTAGCCAAGAATTTCTTGGAGGCTTTTAGTTATTCTAAAAGGGAATTTTTGGGTCTGTCATATAAGGTTTTGGATAGCTTGAAACAGACATTTCTGAACTTCTCTCAGTCAGCTAGTAAGGTTTCTGGTCCTGTGGCCATTATTGCTGTTGGTGCAGAAGTGGCTAGGTCCAACATTGATGGGCTCTATCAATTTGCAGCTGTGCTTAACATTAATCTTGCTGTTATAAACCTTCTTCCCTTGCCAGCTTTGGATGGCGGTTCGTTGGCTTTGATCCTCATTGAAGCTGCAAGGGGAGGGAGAAAGCTGCCATTAGAACTCGAGCAGCAAATCATGTCGTCTGGGATCATGCTCGTCGTACTTCTCGGGCTGTTCCTCATCATCAAAGACACGTTAAACCTTGAGTTTATAAAGGACCTGTTATGA
- the LOC111795120 gene encoding glutamate receptor 3.7-like isoform X1 gives MESLLSLTLIGSIWAFLAGSACCQRPAVVNIGAVFIFDSVIGRAAKVAMEAAVSDVNADPSILNGTKLNLVMADTHCNVLLGSIGAFHVLEKDVVAIVGPQSSVVAHMVLQFANNLQVPLISYAATDTTLSALQFPFFLRTTHSDSDQMTALAELIDFYEWKEVIMIFVDDDYGRNGISTLTDELDKMFKISHKIPLPSLFHLREITDILNKSKLLGPRVYVVHVNPDPKLRIFKIAHQLNMMTSDYVWLATDWLSTTLDSILPMNKTPLNILQGVVVLRQHTPESSQKTTLWSRLRNYSLNVYALSAYDTIQVLARSIDKFLNEGRSITFSLKNEFHDLNTTKMPLGKLKVFDDGALLLSILLQTKFTGLSGRFEFNSDRNIISRGYEVLNIDQTGLRTIGYWSNITGFTIQSPETLKQKRISYTHLNQTLGNVTWPGGKTAKPRGWVIADNERPLIIGVPLRVSFVEFVSVTNGSNKNIEGYCIDLFNEARKLVPYDVPYRFIPFGNGYSNPCYNDLVQNVANGIFDAAVGDIAIVANRTRIVDFSQPFASTGLVIVAPIKNSKSNAWVFLKPFTVEMWCVTSASFFMIGAVIWLLEHRVNDDFRGPPKRQLVTVILFSFSTLFKTNQEDTVSPLGRMVMVMWLFLLMVITSSYTASLTSILTVQQLSSPIKGLDDLITSEHPIGYQVGSFAYSYLTESLYLPRSRLVPLGSPEEYESALLKGPFKKGGVAAVVDELPYVELFLSGRNDFGMIGQPFTKSGWGFAFQRGSPLAVDISTAILKLSENGKLQKIHEKWFCKKGCPGERRRKSEPNQLHLLSFWGLYLLCGAFSLAALLIFLLRIVRQFARYIRQQQKESSHAEMVSSNSNSSWIHVVYKFIDFVDEKEEAIKRLFRKNDTQNQAK, from the exons ATGGAGAGCTTATTAAGTCTTACATTGATTGGTTCGATATGGGCATTTCTTGCTGGTTCTGCATGTTGTCAAAGGCCAGCGGTTGTGAACATTGGTGcagttttcatttttgatTCAGTTATAGGAAGAGCCGCGAAGGTGGCAATGGAAGCTGCAGTTTCTGATGTTAATGCAGACCCTTCCATTCTCAATGGAACAAAGCTGAATTTGGTCATGGCAGACACTCATTGCAATGTTCTCTTGGGCTCTATTGGAG CTTTCCATGTTCTTGAGAAAGACGTGGTAGCCATCGTTGGGCCTCAATCTTCAGTTGTGGCTCATATGGTTCTACAGTTTGCTAACAATCTCCAAGTGCCTCTTATATCATATGCTGCCACTGATACAACTTTATCTGCTCTCCAATTCCCCTTTTTTCTACGGACTACTCACAGTGACTCCGATCAAATGACTGCATTAGCAGAATTAATCGACTTTTATGAGTGGAAAGAGGTGATCATGATCTTTGTAGATGATGATTATGGTAGAAATGGAATATCCACTTTAACTGATGAACTTGACAAGATGTTTAAAATTTCTCATAAAATACCCTTACCTTCTCTGTTTCATCTCAGAGAAATCACGGACATACTCAATAAATCCAAGCTGCTTGGCCCTCGTGTCTATGTTGTTCATGTCAATCCTGATCCTAAATTAAGGATCTTCAAAATAGCTCATCAACTTAATATGATGACAAGTGATTATGTGTGGCTGGCAACAGATTGGCTTTCTACTACCTTAGATTCAATTCTTCCCATGAACAAAACCCCTCTAAACATCCTTCAAGGAGTGGTTGTTCTTCGTCAACATACTCCTGAATCCAGCCAAAAAACAACATTATGGTCTCGGTTAAGGAATTATTCATTGAATGTCTATGCCCTTAGTGCCTATGATACCATTCAAGTACTTGCACGTTCAATTGATAAGTTTCTGAATGAAGGTAGGAGCATTACCTTCTCTTTGAAGAATGAGTTTCATGATTTAAATACAACTAAAATGCCattggggaagctcaaagtaTTTGATGATGGTGCTCTTCTTTTGAGCATATTGTTGCAGACAAAATTCACTGGTTTAAGTGGTCGGTTCGAGTTCAATTCGGATCGGAATATCATCAGCAGAGGTTATGAGGTGCTTAATATCGATCAGACCGGGTTGCGCACGATTGGTTATTGGTCCAATATCACAGGCTTTACAATCCAGTCACCTGAAACTCTAAAGCAGAAACGAATTAGTTATACTCATCTAAACCAGACTCTTGGCAATGTTACCTGGCCTGGTGGGAAGACAGCAAAACCACGTGGATGGGTGATTGCAGACAATGAAAGACCATTGATAATTGGAGTGCCACTTAGAGTAAGTTTCGTTGAATTTGTTTCAGTAACCAATGGAAGCAACAAAAACATTGAAGGATATTGTATTGATCTGTTCAATGAAGCAAGAAAGCTGGTCCCGTATGATGTTCCTTACAGGTTTATACCTTTTGGTAATGGCTACTCCAATCCTTGTTATAACGACCTTGTGCAGAACGTTGCCAACGGT ATATTTGATGCAGCTGTTGGAGATATTGCAATTGTAGCCAACCGCACAAGGATTGTGGATTTTTCTCAGCCTTTTGCTTCTACTGGTCTTGTTATTGTGGCtccaataaaaaattcaaaatcaaatgctTGGGTTTTCCTTAAACCATTTACAGTAGAGATGTGGTGTGTTACCTCGGCGTCGTTTTTTATGATCGGTGCAGTCATATGGCTTCTTGAGCATCGAGTAAACGATGATTTCCGTGGTCCACCAAAGAGGCAGCTCGTGACAGTAATACT GTTCAGCTTCTCAACCTTGTTTAAAACAAACC AGGAAGATACTGTAAGTCCACTTGGACGCATGGTAATGGTGATGTGGCTGTTCTTATTGATGGTTATCACATCAAGCTATACAGCTAGTCTCACTTCAATCCTTACAGTTCAGCAGCTTTCATCTCCCATTAAAGGACTTGATGACTTGATTACTAGTGAACACCCAATTGGGTACCAGGTTGGATCGTTTGCATATAGCTATCTGACCGAGAGCCTTTACCTTCCGCGATCGAGGCTTGTACCTCTAGGCTCTCCTGAAGAGTATGAATCAGCACTATTGAAGGGGCCCTTCAAAAAAGGAGGGGTGGCGGCTGTTGTTGATGAACTGCCATATGTGGAGTTATTCTTATCAGGGAGGAACGACTTCGGAATGATCGGTCAGCCATTCACCAAGAGTGGATGGGGATTT GCTTTTCAGAGAGGATCTCCACTTGCAGTAGACATTTCAACAGCAATTCTAAAGCTGTCCGAGAATGGAAAACTTCAGAAGATCCATGAGAAGTGGTTCTGCAAGAAGGGTTGTCCTGgagagaggagaaggaaaTCTGAGCCTAACCAACTTCACTTACTCAGCTTCTGGGGTCTATATCTGTTGTGCGGTGCCTTTTCACTCGCTGCTCTTCTCATATTTTTGCTCCGAATCGTTCGACAATTTGCTCGATACATAAGACAGCAGCAGAAGGAATCTTCTCATGCAGAGATGGTATCATCTAATTCAAACTCAAGCTGGATTCATGTCGTATACAAGTTTATCGACTTCGTcgatgaaaaggaagaagccaTCAAGAGACTTTTTCGAAAGAATGATACTCAGAATCAGGCTAAATGA
- the LOC111795122 gene encoding probable beta-1,3-galactosyltransferase 2, with amino-acid sequence MSWKSKADHHSSTSVVTQKWTLFLCFGSFFSGMLFTNRMWTIPEHKGMARTTSVEAEELKLASEGCGLKSLQQQEVNFSSKDIFGKVFKTRDAIHTLDKTISNLEMELAAAKSVHESIQSGSPLSEDSKKIDRSGRRKYLMVVGINTAFSSRKRRDSVRATWMPQGEKRRKLEEEKGIIVRFVIGHSVTSGGILDRAVEAEDKKHGDLLRLDHVEGYLELSAKTKIYFATAVALWDADFYVKVDDDVHVNIGTLGETLVRHRKKPRVYIGCMKSGPVLSQRGVRYHEPEYWKFGEAGNKYFRHATGQLYAISKELASYISINQHLLHKYANEDVSLGSWFIGLDVEHIDDRRLCCGTPPDCEWKAQAGNICVASFDWSCSGICKSAERIKEVHRRCGEGENVLWSATF; translated from the exons ATGTCTTGGAAAAGCAAGGCCGATCATCATTCTTCAACGAGTGTTGTAACTCAGAAATGGACTCTGTTCCTTTGCTTCGGGAGCTTTTTCTCTGGAATGCTCTTCACCAATAG AATGTGGACCATTCCTGAACATAAAGGTATGGCACGAACAACGTCGGTGGAAGCTGAAGAATTGAAATTAGCTTCAGAGGGGTGTGGCCTCAAATCT TTACAGCAGCAGGAAGTCAATTTTTCATCTAAAGACATTTTTGGCAAGGTTTTCAAGACTCGTGATGCTATACA CACATTAGATAAGACAATTTCTAACTTAGAGATGGAATTAGCTGCTGCGAAGTCGGTACACGAATCGATCCAAAGCGGTTCTCCTTTATCAGAAGATTCAAAGAAGATAGATAGATCAGGAAGAAGAAAGTATTTAATGGTTGTAGGAATCAATACTGCCTTTAGCAGCAGGAAAAGAAGAGATTCTGTTCGGGCTACCTGGATGCCTCAAG gtgaaaaaagaaggaagttggaagaagaaaagggcaTCATTGTTCGCTTTGTCATTGGCCACAG TGTCACTTCAGGAGGTATTCTTGACAGAGCTGTTGAAGCAGAAGATAAAAAGCATGGAGATCTCCTTAGGCTG GACCACGTCGAAGGTTACCTCGAATTATCagcaaaaactaaaatatactTTGCGACAGCCGTTGCTTTATGGGATGCAGACTTTTACGTGAAAGTCGATGACGATGTTCATGTTAATATTG GAACGCTCGGTGAAACATTAGTCAGACATCGAAAGAAGCCACGAGTATACATCGGATGCATGAAATCTGGCCCTGTGCTTTCACAGAG GGGAGTGAGATACCATGAGCCTGAATATTGGAAATTCGGAGAAGCTGGAAACAAGTATTTTCGTCATGCGACCGGACAACTATATGCCATCTCAAAGGAGTTGGCTTCTTACATTTCAATAAACCA ACATCTTTTACACAAGTATGCTAACGAGGATGTCTCCTTGGGATCCTGGTTTATTGGACTCGATGTCGAACATATCGATGATCGGAGACTCTGCTGTGGCACTCCACCAG ATTGCGAGTGGAAGGCTCAGGCGGGAAACATTTGCGTTGCTTCGTTCGATTGGAGTTGCAGCGGGATTTGCAAGTCTGCGGAGAGGATTAAGGAAGTCCATCGACGGTGTGGAGAAGGCGAGAATGTACTATGGAGTGCCACTTTCTGA
- the LOC111795123 gene encoding high mobility group B protein 3-like, which translates to MRALKNAVVTHKKPNVEMLKKRKAEMKSTKSNKAMKKDQNAPKRPATAFFIFMEEFRKTFKEKFPDAKAGPAVGKAGGEKWKSMSDAEKAPYAEKSLGRKAEYEIALEVYKKKLNCSAAAEAEVEMSTESQKSTSDVRDDAEQEASSSS; encoded by the exons ATGAGAGCTCTGAAGAACGCCGTTGTCACTCACAAGAAGCCTAACGTAGA GATGCTGAAAAAGAGGAAAGCTGAGATGAAATCCACGAAAAGCAACAAAGCCATGAAGAAGGACCAGAATGCTCCTAAACGTCCAGCCACAgcgttcttcattttcat GGAGGAATTTAGAAAGACGTTCAAGGAGAAGTTTCCTGATGCAAAAGCTGGTCCAGCT GTTGGTAAAGCTGGCGGTGAGAAATGGAAATCAATGTCTGATGCT GAAAAAGCTCCTTACGCTGAAAAATCTTTGGGAAGGAAGGCAGAGTACGAGATAGCTCTTGAAGTGTACAAGAAGAAACTC AATTGCTCTGCGGCCGCtgaagctgaagttgaaatgTCAACAGAATCACAGAAATCAACCTCTGATGTCCGTGATGACGCAGAGCAAGAAGCTAGCTCTAGCTCTTag